A genomic region of Dehalococcoidales bacterium contains the following coding sequences:
- the argF gene encoding ornithine carbamoyltransferase — protein MNGKNLLSVLDLTPETARTLLNDAFAFKTGRFHGIPHGKVLALLFEKPSLRTRVSFEIAMMRLGGKAIYLSPPEVGLGKREPVADVARVLERYVDIIAARVFSHSSLIELAETAEIPVINALSDLEHPCQALADMLTIMEHKGVVKGVKIAYIGDGNNVANSLMLLSAMLGADFSIAAPKGYEIQPDITDQAYTYAIQSGAHIECLDNPVEAVQGADVIYTDTWTSMGQETEAEKRRNDFYGYQVNSELLCHAPERVIVMHCLPAHRGEEINGDILDGPHSVVFDQAENRAHVAGAVIAYLLGGLEISIGR, from the coding sequence TTGAACGGCAAGAATTTATTATCGGTACTTGATTTAACTCCAGAAACTGCCCGAACCCTGCTAAATGATGCGTTTGCATTTAAAACTGGCAGATTTCACGGGATACCCCATGGTAAAGTATTGGCATTGCTTTTTGAAAAACCTTCACTAAGAACGAGAGTGAGCTTTGAAATTGCAATGATGCGCCTCGGCGGAAAAGCCATATACCTCTCGCCACCAGAGGTGGGTTTAGGCAAGCGAGAACCGGTTGCTGATGTTGCCAGAGTACTCGAGCGTTATGTTGATATAATTGCAGCCAGGGTATTCAGCCATTCCAGTTTGATTGAGCTTGCTGAAACTGCCGAAATTCCGGTAATCAATGCTCTTTCTGATCTTGAACACCCCTGCCAGGCATTAGCTGATATGCTCACGATAATGGAGCATAAAGGTGTTGTCAAGGGCGTTAAAATTGCCTATATTGGCGATGGCAACAATGTTGCCAACAGCCTGATGCTGTTATCAGCTATGCTGGGCGCTGATTTTTCTATTGCCGCTCCCAAAGGATACGAAATCCAGCCTGATATCACAGATCAGGCTTACACATATGCAATACAATCTGGAGCCCACATCGAGTGCCTGGATAATCCAGTTGAAGCAGTGCAGGGAGCTGATGTTATCTATACAGACACCTGGACCAGTATGGGGCAAGAAACAGAAGCAGAAAAACGCAGGAACGATTTTTATGGTTACCAGGTTAATTCCGAGCTTTTATGCCATGCCCCGGAAAGAGTTATCGTGATGCATTGCCTGCCAGCCCACCGCGGAGAAGAAATAAACGGAGACATCCTTGATGGGCCTCATTCGGTGGTATTTGACCAGGCTGAGAACCGGGCACACGTTGCTGGCGCTGTGATAGCCTATTTATTGGGAGGGTTGGAGATTTCGATCGGCAGATAA